A single genomic interval of Syntrophales bacterium harbors:
- a CDS encoding DUF4292 domain-containing protein gives MSAPGDLSLRRYAFPVGLQFFPAFVLIISFLFAFSGCLPGKVPLSAAYFSSPENALEKAASKAHLKGTLRAIARMEIITTRGRYPARVAVMLQKPSFLRVETIPLIGPPDFFLSVKGNVLKVFLPRKGEFYIGEATTKNLSSFFPISLPVEEMLSILTGTCPVLDERGQTLEGIPEGKLYRIDVTSQNKKIRSLWLDPADNHLVRVDAFADQGNILYSVKFEGFVRVENVIIPRKVTVATRGADKRSITIEYSDPQLSAETDPEVFDLPLPPGVEPIMMN, from the coding sequence ATGAGCGCTCCGGGTGACCTCTCTTTGAGAAGGTACGCCTTCCCTGTAGGTTTGCAATTTTTTCCTGCTTTTGTTCTCATTATCTCTTTTCTTTTTGCCTTTTCCGGATGTCTCCCCGGAAAAGTCCCTCTTTCTGCGGCTTATTTCTCCTCTCCCGAGAACGCCTTAGAAAAGGCTGCTTCAAAGGCTCATCTTAAAGGCACACTGAGGGCCATTGCCCGTATGGAGATCATCACCACCCGGGGAAGGTATCCTGCAAGGGTCGCCGTGATGTTGCAGAAGCCGTCGTTTTTAAGGGTTGAGACTATCCCCCTTATCGGTCCCCCCGATTTTTTCCTCTCTGTAAAGGGAAATGTTTTAAAGGTGTTTCTGCCCCGGAAAGGTGAGTTTTACATCGGTGAGGCAACCACAAAGAATCTCTCCTCTTTTTTCCCCATCAGTCTTCCGGTAGAGGAGATGCTCTCCATCCTGACCGGTACCTGTCCTGTTCTTGATGAGAGAGGTCAGACCCTGGAGGGAATTCCAGAAGGTAAACTATACCGGATAGATGTGACCTCTCAGAACAAGAAAATCCGGTCTCTATGGCTAGATCCGGCGGATAACCATCTGGTCAGGGTTGACGCCTTTGCTGATCAGGGGAATATCTTGTATTCCGTAAAATTTGAAGGTTTCGTCAGGGTGGAAAATGTAATTATTCCCCGAAAGGTGACCGTCGCCACCAGAGGGGCTGATAAACGAAGTATTACCATTGAGTATTCTGATCCCCAGCTTTCGGCAGAAACGGACCCGGAGGTATTTGATCTGCCGCTTCCTCCAGGCGTAGAGCCGATCATGATGAACTAA
- a CDS encoding tetratricopeptide repeat protein: MRIGMIKKCLLVILSLLLSGCVLFPPGKGREVALQPDNGRASFNATYHYSLGVMFSLNERPDEAIGEFEKALTFDPTSSYLAVELATLYIKKGEIQKAISLCEKSLPDNPDDVDTHLMLGRLYLNIKDYKNAVREYERVIELDPKNLMSHIHLGMIYAEDKRYKKAVGVFENLLRIDPDHLMGNYYFARILTSMRRYNEAEQRFKKTLAIDPAFEPALIDLGVLYERQKKNTLAIETYKNFLDLYPTRVNVRMKLGETLLREQKYDEAVREFQEILKFDGNNREVKMTLGLIYLERKQYEQAIEEFASLLKDHPADHRVRYLLALTYEEKKAYNSALEEFKKIPADSNLYGSARIQMGVRLKEEGKGDEAIAVIREAINNKKEWPELYLFLSSLYEEDKKLSAACEALKEGLLVLPQSADLHYSLGALYEKMGLFKESIQEMETVLKIDPNNAEALNFIGYTYADRGINLDKAEEMIGKALQLKPGNGYMIDSLGWVYFRQNKMDQAIKYLKEASDILPDDAAIAEHLGDAYAKAGRTKDALEVYKQALKLNPANRVLQKKIDELMEKQNKSNSQ, encoded by the coding sequence ATGCGCATTGGTATGATAAAAAAATGTCTGCTGGTTATCCTGTCACTGTTACTCAGTGGGTGCGTCCTCTTCCCACCGGGTAAGGGTAGGGAGGTGGCCCTACAGCCGGATAATGGGAGGGCATCATTTAACGCCACCTATCACTACTCTCTCGGTGTAATGTTTTCTCTTAATGAAAGGCCTGATGAAGCCATCGGAGAGTTTGAAAAAGCCTTAACTTTTGACCCTACGTCCTCTTACCTTGCCGTTGAACTTGCCACACTCTATATTAAAAAGGGTGAGATACAGAAGGCCATCAGTCTCTGTGAAAAATCTCTCCCTGATAATCCTGATGACGTGGACACACATCTCATGTTAGGCAGACTATACCTGAATATAAAAGACTATAAAAATGCCGTCAGGGAATACGAAAGGGTCATTGAGCTGGATCCGAAAAATTTAATGTCCCATATTCACCTGGGGATGATCTATGCGGAAGACAAAAGGTATAAAAAGGCCGTCGGGGTATTCGAGAATCTACTCCGTATTGACCCTGATCATCTGATGGGTAACTATTATTTTGCCAGGATATTGACCAGTATGAGACGCTATAATGAAGCTGAGCAGAGGTTCAAAAAGACCCTGGCTATAGATCCTGCCTTTGAGCCTGCATTAATTGACCTGGGAGTTCTTTACGAAAGGCAAAAAAAGAACACTTTAGCCATAGAAACCTACAAAAATTTTCTCGACTTGTATCCCACAAGAGTCAATGTGAGGATGAAATTGGGAGAGACTCTTTTAAGAGAGCAAAAATACGATGAAGCGGTAAGGGAGTTTCAAGAAATCCTGAAATTTGATGGCAACAATAGAGAAGTCAAGATGACCCTCGGTCTTATTTACCTGGAGAGGAAGCAGTATGAACAGGCAATTGAGGAGTTTGCCTCCTTACTGAAAGATCATCCAGCCGATCACAGGGTGAGGTATCTATTGGCCCTAACTTATGAAGAAAAGAAGGCATACAACAGTGCCCTTGAAGAGTTTAAAAAGATCCCTGCAGACTCAAATTTATATGGAAGCGCCCGGATCCAAATGGGAGTAAGATTGAAGGAAGAGGGTAAGGGCGATGAGGCTATCGCTGTGATTAGAGAAGCCATTAATAACAAAAAGGAATGGCCCGAACTGTATCTCTTTCTATCATCCCTTTATGAGGAGGACAAAAAACTCTCCGCTGCCTGCGAGGCATTAAAGGAAGGTCTTCTCGTCCTGCCCCAGAGTGCTGATCTTCATTACAGTCTTGGCGCCCTGTACGAAAAGATGGGACTTTTCAAAGAGAGTATTCAAGAGATGGAAACTGTCCTGAAAATTGACCCCAACAATGCGGAGGCCCTTAATTTTATAGGTTATACCTATGCCGACAGGGGGATAAATCTTGATAAAGCGGAGGAGATGATCGGAAAGGCCCTGCAACTAAAGCCGGGGAACGGCTATATGATTGACAGCCTGGGGTGGGTATATTTCCGGCAAAACAAGATGGATCAGGCAATAAAATACCTGAAGGAGGCATCAGATATCCTGCCTGACGATGCTGCTATTGCGGAACACTTAGGCGATGCCTATGCTAAGGCAGGTCGTACTAAGGATGCCCTCGAGGTATACAAACAGGCTTTGAAGTTAAATCCGGCAAATCGAGTCCTGCAAAAAAAAATAGATGAACTTATGGAGAAACAAAATAAGAGCAATAGCCAATGA
- a CDS encoding ABC transporter permease, with protein sequence MDLLLEGIGKAFYLLITFDPEVMGITLLSLRISGTATIISLLIGISAGTYVALSEFPWKKFVVSLFNTGMAFPPVVVGLFVTIFLWRSGPLGFLEILYTPTAMIIAQAIIATPIVTGISLAAIQQLPGNLRLQILALGATRFQMVWILMKEARLPLLAAVMAGFGGVISEIGASIMVGGNIKGYSRVLTTATVMETSRGNFEIAIALSVILLLFVFLINAILTQIQQQERPR encoded by the coding sequence ATGGATTTGCTTCTCGAAGGAATCGGTAAGGCATTTTATCTCCTCATCACTTTTGATCCTGAGGTAATGGGGATTACCCTGCTTTCTCTGCGGATATCCGGTACAGCCACGATCATCAGTTTACTGATTGGGATATCCGCAGGGACTTATGTTGCCCTCTCTGAATTTCCCTGGAAAAAGTTCGTTGTCAGTCTGTTTAATACCGGTATGGCTTTTCCACCGGTGGTGGTTGGCCTTTTTGTTACCATATTTCTGTGGAGAAGCGGACCATTGGGATTTCTGGAAATCCTTTACACACCGACAGCCATGATTATCGCCCAGGCCATCATTGCAACTCCCATTGTAACCGGTATCAGCCTGGCGGCTATTCAGCAACTTCCCGGAAATCTCCGGTTACAGATTCTTGCTCTCGGGGCTACCCGCTTTCAAATGGTCTGGATACTCATGAAGGAGGCAAGACTGCCCCTGCTGGCAGCAGTCATGGCCGGGTTCGGAGGGGTAATCTCTGAAATCGGCGCCTCCATCATGGTAGGTGGCAACATCAAGGGATACTCCCGGGTCCTGACGACAGCTACAGTTATGGAGACAAGCCGGGGAAATTTTGAGATTGCCATCGCTCTCAGTGTCATCCTTCTGTTGTTTGTCTTTTTGATTAATGCCATCCTCACACAGATACAACAGCAAGAGAGACCGAGATGA
- a CDS encoding replication-associated recombination protein A, with product MAVNEPMKDLFDQQEKRIDSRPLADRMRPRALEDYVGQSHLLAKNSLLRRAIEEDHLFSMIFWGPPGSGKTTLARVIAHETKSYFTSFSAVLSGVKEIRIVIDEAGRQWRDHQKKTVLFVDEIHRFNKAQQDAFLPHVESGLVTLIGATTENPSFEVIAPLLSRSRVMVLKPFSDEELSCIVNRAINDRERGFGTLSLEIESEALAYIVWSADGDARVALNNLEAAVSLLQIEEGKGRKITSAAVKMALQKKALQYDKKGEEHYNLISAFHKSLRGSDHDAALYWLGRMLMAGEDPLYIARRMVRFASEDVGNAAPGALNVALSAMQAFQFIGLPEGELALAQAAVYLATAPKSNALYVGYGKVKETIRETGALPAPLHIRNAPTRLMKDLGYGRGYRYAHDFEDGYVPQEYLPERLERRGLAFYIPTDRGYEKTIRERIEQWRRVREATRKKKGEVMRPPRIKEE from the coding sequence GTGGCCGTGAATGAGCCGATGAAGGACCTTTTTGACCAGCAGGAAAAGAGGATAGATAGCCGTCCCCTGGCGGACAGGATGAGGCCCCGCGCACTTGAGGACTATGTGGGGCAGTCTCATCTTTTAGCTAAAAATAGTTTGCTCCGTCGCGCCATAGAAGAGGATCACCTGTTTTCCATGATTTTTTGGGGGCCGCCTGGTTCCGGTAAGACCACCCTGGCCCGTGTCATTGCTCATGAAACAAAATCTTATTTTACAAGCTTTTCGGCTGTCCTTTCCGGCGTAAAGGAGATTAGGATAGTTATTGATGAGGCAGGCAGACAGTGGCGAGATCATCAAAAAAAGACTGTTCTCTTCGTTGATGAGATTCACCGGTTTAACAAGGCCCAGCAGGATGCCTTCTTGCCCCATGTGGAAAGTGGTCTCGTCACCCTGATTGGCGCAACGACGGAGAATCCTTCTTTTGAGGTCATTGCACCCCTTCTTTCCCGGTCGCGGGTCATGGTCCTGAAGCCTTTCTCCGACGAGGAACTCTCATGTATCGTAAACAGGGCCATCAATGATCGGGAAAGGGGTTTTGGGACCCTCTCTCTGGAAATTGAGTCGGAGGCCCTGGCGTATATCGTCTGGTCTGCCGATGGAGATGCCCGTGTCGCCCTGAACAATCTTGAAGCGGCTGTCTCTCTTCTGCAGATAGAGGAAGGAAAGGGAAGAAAAATTACCTCTGCCGCGGTAAAAATGGCCCTGCAGAAGAAAGCCTTGCAATACGATAAGAAGGGAGAGGAACACTACAACCTGATATCTGCTTTTCACAAAAGCCTGCGGGGGAGTGACCACGATGCAGCCCTTTACTGGCTGGGGCGCATGCTCATGGCCGGTGAAGATCCCCTTTACATCGCCCGCCGCATGGTAAGATTTGCCTCGGAAGATGTCGGCAATGCCGCCCCGGGGGCGCTTAACGTAGCTCTTTCCGCCATGCAGGCCTTTCAGTTCATCGGTCTTCCCGAAGGTGAGCTGGCCCTGGCCCAGGCCGCTGTTTATCTTGCCACGGCGCCCAAGAGCAATGCTCTGTATGTCGGCTATGGCAAGGTAAAGGAAACGATAAGGGAAACCGGAGCGCTTCCTGCTCCCCTGCACATCAGAAATGCACCCACACGATTGATGAAGGATCTCGGTTATGGCAGAGGTTACAGGTATGCCCATGACTTTGAAGATGGCTATGTCCCTCAGGAATATCTGCCGGAGAGACTTGAGAGGAGGGGACTTGCCTTTTATATCCCAACGGATAGGGGATACGAGAAGACAATCAGAGAAAGGATTGAACAGTGGCGAAGGGTTCGAGAGGCAACAAGAAAAAAGAAAGGGGAGGTCATGCGACCTCCACGAATTAAGGAGGAGTGA
- a CDS encoding ABC transporter ATP-binding protein, translated as MNATPVLEVENLLVKRGGVTVLDISSLFIREREILTLIGPNGTGKSTVLLTLACLLKPFRGTIIFKGQRVDTHQAVFAYRRKLAMVFQEPLLFNATVFDNVASGLKIRGMGKGEIQRRVMECLERFGISHLSRRSARKLSGGEAQRTSLARAFATRPEIVFLDEPFVSLDPPSRESLIEDLEGILRETQTTAILATHDLQEALRFSDRLAVMNKGKIVQIGPPAEVMDHPVDLFVASFVGMETLMTGSVIEAGEGEGAFTVSISGHHVQVAGVATPGEKVVCGIRPEHITLSTNSVRGEPGMGNVLSGKILKIIPLGLFCKVYLYCGFVVVAFVAHQSGENLSLQAGKAATVSFKATAVHVIRQEK; from the coding sequence ATGAATGCAACGCCAGTATTGGAGGTAGAAAACCTGCTGGTAAAAAGGGGGGGAGTTACAGTTCTGGACATCTCCTCCCTTTTTATCAGGGAAAGAGAAATCCTTACCCTCATCGGACCGAATGGTACAGGAAAATCCACCGTCCTGCTTACCCTGGCCTGTTTGTTAAAGCCATTCCGGGGGACCATCATCTTCAAGGGACAAAGGGTGGATACACATCAGGCTGTATTTGCATATCGGAGAAAGCTCGCCATGGTCTTCCAGGAGCCACTCCTCTTTAATGCCACGGTTTTTGACAATGTCGCCTCGGGTTTGAAGATTCGCGGGATGGGAAAAGGGGAAATCCAGCGCCGGGTGATGGAATGTCTGGAACGATTTGGTATCAGTCATCTCAGCCGTCGCTCCGCTCGTAAGCTCTCCGGAGGAGAGGCACAGCGGACGAGTCTTGCCAGAGCCTTTGCCACACGCCCGGAGATTGTCTTCCTTGATGAACCCTTTGTCTCCCTCGATCCTCCCAGCCGGGAATCACTGATTGAAGATCTGGAAGGGATTCTCCGTGAAACGCAGACAACAGCGATACTGGCAACCCATGACTTGCAGGAAGCATTGAGGTTCTCGGATAGGCTTGCGGTGATGAATAAAGGGAAAATTGTTCAGATCGGTCCTCCGGCAGAGGTAATGGATCATCCGGTGGATCTGTTTGTGGCCTCATTTGTCGGCATGGAGACTCTCATGACGGGTAGTGTGATAGAAGCCGGCGAGGGGGAGGGGGCTTTTACTGTTTCCATTTCCGGTCATCATGTCCAGGTCGCAGGTGTTGCGACTCCGGGGGAAAAGGTGGTCTGTGGTATCCGCCCCGAACATATAACACTTTCGACCAATTCTGTCAGGGGAGAGCCAGGTATGGGAAATGTTCTTTCGGGAAAGATTTTAAAAATCATACCTCTGGGACTCTTTTGTAAGGTGTACCTCTACTGCGGTTTTGTGGTTGTTGCCTTTGTTGCCCATCAATCCGGGGAAAATTTGTCTCTCCAGGCGGGAAAGGCCGCAACCGTATCCTTTAAGGCAACGGCCGTTCACGTGATCCGGCAGGAAAAATAA
- a CDS encoding enoyl-CoA hydratase-related protein yields MLCRQYTARQAYEMGLVNAVVPNAKLEEEVDKWCEELFGLAPSCLQIVKQSFNAVGNEIKWTSEKILSLIAPDFFDRPEVKEAHEAFFNKRTPNFWKDARKG; encoded by the coding sequence ATGCTCTGCCGCCAGTACACTGCCCGACAGGCTTATGAAATGGGTCTGGTAAATGCCGTTGTCCCCAATGCCAAACTCGAGGAGGAGGTAGATAAATGGTGTGAGGAGCTATTCGGCCTTGCCCCCTCCTGCCTGCAAATAGTGAAACAGAGTTTTAATGCTGTGGGAAACGAGATAAAATGGACTTCTGAAAAGATCTTATCCCTGATTGCCCCGGATTTCTTTGACCGACCGGAGGTAAAGGAGGCGCACGAAGCATTCTTTAACAAGAGGACACCGAATTTCTGGAAGGACGCCAGGAAGGGTTAG
- a CDS encoding divergent polysaccharide deacetylase family protein yields the protein MRFTRGFALAVIIAIILVVAIVYLLQPKRPRETTEEPLKGKQGGPLREMPYQEPPERYDTERREEKIPFLKKQKVSIIIDDIGYNLAPLNELLEIDAPITFAILPHLPHSVDAAEILYREGREILLHLPMEPKTYPEEKPGSGALFLWMNEDQIRQQVEEDLDAVPYIVGVNNHMGSRFMEDRTKLSVVLQQIKERGLFFVDSLTTRYSKGRELAKEIGLRFAARDVFIDNGRDYKATFQILMDLWDKRNPQKMEIVIVSGHPYPSTVRALKEAVPLLKAKGIDIVPVSELLEMTGKKTTRED from the coding sequence GATTCACGAGAGGCTTTGCCTTGGCTGTCATTATCGCGATTATCTTAGTTGTTGCGATTGTTTATCTCTTGCAACCCAAGCGCCCGAGGGAAACGACGGAGGAACCTCTAAAAGGAAAACAGGGTGGTCCTCTGAGAGAAATGCCATATCAGGAGCCACCGGAAAGGTATGATACAGAAAGACGAGAGGAAAAGATACCATTTCTAAAAAAACAGAAGGTCTCCATTATTATTGATGACATCGGTTATAATCTTGCCCCACTGAATGAACTCCTTGAGATTGATGCTCCCATCACCTTTGCCATTCTTCCCCACCTACCACATTCTGTTGATGCCGCCGAGATACTCTACCGGGAGGGAAGAGAAATTCTTCTCCACCTGCCGATGGAACCTAAAACTTATCCCGAAGAAAAACCGGGGAGCGGGGCCCTTTTCCTCTGGATGAACGAGGATCAGATCAGGCAGCAGGTCGAAGAAGACCTTGACGCTGTTCCCTATATTGTAGGGGTTAATAATCACATGGGTTCCCGATTTATGGAAGACAGGACAAAATTGTCTGTCGTTTTGCAGCAGATCAAGGAGAGAGGTCTTTTCTTTGTGGACAGTTTAACAACCCGGTACTCGAAAGGAAGAGAACTGGCAAAGGAGATAGGACTTCGGTTTGCTGCAAGAGATGTGTTTATTGACAACGGCAGAGATTATAAAGCGACCTTTCAGATTCTGATGGATCTATGGGATAAACGTAACCCGCAGAAAATGGAGATCGTCATCGTAAGCGGGCACCCTTATCCTTCTACCGTCAGGGCACTTAAGGAGGCCGTGCCCCTCCTTAAGGCAAAGGGCATTGACATCGTCCCCGTGTCAGAGCTTCTTGAGATGACCGGAAAGAAAACCACGAGAGAAGATTAA